The Corallococcus caeni genome includes a region encoding these proteins:
- the pruA gene encoding L-glutamate gamma-semialdehyde dehydrogenase: protein MLNAIPRVPAPKNEPVLSYAPGTPERAELQSTLKRMSGERIDIPVVIGGKHVKSAKTDTVRMPHRHQHVLATLHEADAGHVEQAIQNAMSVKEDWARMPFHARAAIFLRAAELLTTRYRPLLNASSMLGQSKTAHQAEIDAACELIDFLRYNVHFAQQILALQPENSPQTWNMTDYRPLDGFVFAIAPFNFTSIALNLCVSPAIMGNVVLWKPSSTQALSAWYGLELLREAGLPDGVINMLPGDGPTVGNPVLASPHLGGIHFTGSTPTFNNLWKTVGENIGRYKQYPRLVGETGGKDFIFAHPSAADDLEALAVAIVRGGYEYQGQKCSAASRVYVPESLWGKLKPRLQALIGEIKMGDVADFRNFMGAVIDERSFKKVSSYIELAKSGGDATIVAGGGTDKSEGYFVQPTLVQCTNPRHRIMTEEIFAPLVGVYVYPDAKFEETLKECDQSASYALTGAIFARDRKAIEQMMSGLRNAAGNFYINDKPTGAVVGQQPFGGSRASGTNDKSGSMINLFRWSSPRTIKENFAPPVKVPYPFMDSDPKEGAL from the coding sequence GTGCTCAACGCCATCCCCCGCGTCCCGGCTCCCAAGAACGAGCCCGTCCTCTCCTACGCCCCCGGCACCCCCGAGCGCGCGGAGCTCCAGTCCACCCTCAAGCGCATGAGCGGGGAGCGCATCGACATCCCCGTCGTCATCGGCGGCAAGCACGTGAAGTCCGCCAAGACGGACACCGTGCGCATGCCGCACCGGCACCAGCACGTGCTGGCCACCCTGCACGAGGCCGACGCGGGCCACGTGGAGCAGGCCATCCAGAACGCCATGAGCGTGAAGGAGGACTGGGCGCGGATGCCCTTCCACGCGCGTGCGGCCATCTTCCTGCGCGCCGCGGAGCTGCTCACCACGCGCTACCGCCCGCTGCTCAACGCGTCCTCCATGCTGGGCCAGTCCAAGACGGCGCACCAGGCGGAGATCGACGCGGCGTGCGAGCTCATCGACTTCCTGCGCTACAACGTCCACTTCGCGCAGCAGATCCTGGCCCTCCAGCCGGAGAACTCGCCGCAGACGTGGAACATGACGGACTACCGGCCGCTGGACGGGTTCGTCTTCGCCATCGCGCCGTTCAACTTCACCTCCATCGCGCTGAACCTCTGCGTGTCGCCCGCCATCATGGGCAACGTGGTGCTGTGGAAGCCGTCCTCCACGCAGGCGCTGAGCGCGTGGTACGGCCTGGAGCTCTTGCGCGAGGCGGGCCTGCCCGACGGCGTCATCAACATGCTGCCCGGCGACGGCCCCACGGTGGGCAACCCGGTGCTGGCCAGCCCCCACCTGGGCGGCATCCACTTCACCGGCTCCACGCCCACGTTCAACAACCTGTGGAAGACGGTGGGGGAGAACATCGGCCGCTACAAGCAGTACCCGCGGCTGGTGGGTGAGACGGGCGGCAAGGACTTCATCTTCGCGCACCCGTCCGCGGCGGACGACCTGGAGGCGCTCGCGGTCGCCATCGTGCGCGGCGGCTACGAGTACCAGGGCCAGAAGTGCAGCGCGGCCAGCCGCGTCTACGTGCCGGAGTCCCTGTGGGGCAAGCTGAAGCCCCGCCTCCAGGCGCTCATCGGCGAAATCAAGATGGGCGACGTGGCGGACTTCCGCAACTTCATGGGCGCGGTCATCGACGAGCGCTCGTTCAAGAAGGTGTCCTCGTACATCGAGCTGGCGAAGTCCGGCGGCGACGCGACCATCGTCGCGGGCGGCGGCACGGACAAGAGCGAGGGCTACTTCGTGCAGCCCACGCTGGTGCAGTGCACCAACCCGCGCCACCGCATCATGACGGAGGAGATCTTCGCGCCGCTCGTCGGCGTGTACGTCTACCCGGACGCGAAGTTCGAGGAGACGCTGAAGGAGTGCGACCAGTCCGCGAGCTACGCGCTCACTGGCGCCATCTTCGCGCGCGACCGCAAGGCCATCGAGCAGATGATGAGCGGCCTGCGCAACGCGGCGGGCAACTTCTACATCAACGACAAGCCCACGGGCGCGGTGGTGGGCCAGCAGCCCTTCGGCGGCAGCCGGGCCTCGGGCACCAACGACAAGTCCGGGTCGATGATCAACCTGTTCCGCTGGTCGAGCCCGCGCACCATCAAGGAGAACTTCGCGCCGCCCGTGAAGGTCCCCTACCCGTTCATGGACAGCGACCCGAAGGAAGGGGCCCTCTAG
- a CDS encoding aldose epimerase family protein: MSGPFPGIAGLETYALEDGGCRVEVIPTRGALVTRMVVDGEDVLYLDEGTVADLTKSVRGGIPVLFPNAGPLPGDTYPADRKAYSLPQHGFARKLPWTVRQAEGSLLVLGLTSSEETLRQYPWAFDAQLAFSLTGRRLTLDFDLENRDTRPLPLHLGYHPYFRVPQGQKAQARVETDATHAWDNRAKHEVPFTGLDLTAQEVDMHLRDHSAPGTVLERGPGLSPVKLSWSQEFRMLVVWTLQGKDFVCVEPWTAAAGALATGEGLLHVAPGERVSLAFDIEA; this comes from the coding sequence ATGAGCGGACCGTTCCCGGGCATCGCGGGGCTGGAGACCTACGCGCTGGAGGACGGCGGCTGCCGCGTGGAGGTCATTCCCACGCGCGGCGCGCTCGTCACGCGCATGGTGGTGGACGGCGAGGACGTGCTCTACCTGGACGAGGGCACCGTCGCCGACCTCACGAAGAGCGTGCGCGGGGGCATCCCCGTGCTCTTTCCCAACGCCGGTCCCCTGCCCGGGGACACGTATCCGGCGGACCGCAAGGCGTACTCGCTGCCGCAGCACGGCTTCGCGCGGAAGCTGCCGTGGACGGTGCGCCAGGCGGAAGGCTCGCTGCTGGTGCTGGGGCTCACGTCGTCGGAGGAGACGCTGCGCCAGTACCCGTGGGCCTTCGACGCGCAGCTGGCGTTCTCGCTCACGGGCCGCCGGCTGACGCTGGACTTCGACTTGGAGAACCGGGACACGCGGCCCCTGCCGCTGCACCTGGGCTACCACCCGTACTTCCGCGTGCCGCAGGGGCAGAAGGCCCAGGCGCGCGTGGAGACGGACGCCACGCACGCGTGGGACAACCGCGCGAAGCACGAGGTGCCCTTCACCGGCCTGGACCTCACGGCGCAGGAGGTGGACATGCACCTGCGTGACCACTCGGCGCCGGGCACGGTGCTGGAGCGGGGCCCCGGCCTGTCTCCCGTGAAGCTGTCGTGGAGCCAGGAGTTCCGCATGCTCGTGGTGTGGACGCTCCAGGGGAAGGACTTCGTCTGCGTGGAGCCGTGGACGGCCGCCGCCGGGGCGCTGGCCACCGGCGAGGGGCTGTTGCACGTGGCCCCGGGCGAGCGCGTGTCGCTCGCGTTCGACATCGAGGCGTGA
- a CDS encoding cytochrome P450 yields MTGRVNLMAPEVRANPYPVYAELRRTAPVCQVEPGGLWALTRFEDVAAAFKNPQVFSSAGVRTTTAPPWLGHNPFSESMIVMDPPRHMRLRTLVSRAWTPAAVNRLEPRIRSFAQALAERLSPEREVDFVDAFAMPLPASVIGELFALDPTMTARYKRWSVDLSSVSGTTEKDTHRHESIKATVREMEDYLSDVVAERRRHPQDDMVSDLVKTRVDGEALSDAELMSFLFLLVVAGLETTVQLVSHSVRLLMEQPHLVARLRENPSQVGRFVEEVLRYEPSVHGLVRVTTQATEVAGVVIPEGARVALMIGSACRDGERFKDPDTFDMDREGVNNMPFGHGIHFCLGAPLARLEARVGLEVLLSRFTRFTPTGPVKWNTSLTVRGPLSLPLIPHA; encoded by the coding sequence ATGACTGGACGCGTGAACCTGATGGCCCCGGAGGTCCGGGCGAACCCCTACCCCGTCTACGCGGAGCTGCGCCGCACCGCGCCGGTGTGTCAGGTGGAGCCCGGCGGACTCTGGGCCCTCACGCGCTTCGAGGACGTGGCCGCGGCCTTCAAGAACCCGCAGGTCTTCTCCTCCGCGGGGGTGCGCACCACCACCGCGCCACCGTGGCTGGGCCACAACCCGTTCTCCGAGTCGATGATCGTCATGGACCCGCCGCGCCACATGCGGCTGCGCACGCTGGTGAGCCGCGCGTGGACGCCCGCGGCGGTGAACCGGCTGGAGCCGCGCATCCGGAGCTTCGCGCAAGCCCTGGCGGAGCGGCTGTCCCCGGAGCGCGAGGTGGACTTCGTGGACGCCTTCGCCATGCCGCTGCCCGCCAGCGTGATTGGCGAGCTGTTCGCCTTGGACCCCACCATGACGGCCCGCTACAAGCGCTGGTCGGTGGACCTGTCCAGCGTGTCCGGCACGACCGAGAAGGACACCCACCGGCACGAATCCATCAAGGCCACCGTGCGCGAGATGGAGGACTACCTGTCCGACGTCGTCGCCGAGCGCCGCCGCCACCCGCAGGACGACATGGTGTCGGACCTGGTGAAGACGCGCGTGGACGGCGAGGCGCTCTCCGACGCGGAGCTGATGAGCTTCCTGTTCCTCCTGGTGGTGGCGGGCCTGGAGACCACCGTGCAGCTCGTCAGCCACAGCGTGCGCCTGTTGATGGAGCAGCCGCACCTGGTGGCCCGCCTGCGCGAGAACCCGTCGCAGGTGGGGCGCTTCGTGGAGGAGGTGCTGCGCTACGAGCCCTCCGTGCACGGCCTGGTGCGCGTCACCACCCAGGCCACGGAGGTGGCGGGCGTGGTGATTCCGGAGGGCGCGCGCGTGGCGCTGATGATCGGCTCCGCGTGCCGCGACGGCGAGCGCTTCAAGGACCCGGACACCTTCGACATGGACCGCGAGGGCGTGAACAACATGCCCTTCGGCCACGGCATCCACTTCTGCCTGGGCGCGCCGCTGGCCCGGCTGGAGGCGCGCGTGGGGCTGGAGGTGCTCCTGTCCCGCTTCACGCGCTTCACGCCCACGGGCCCGGTGAAGTGGAACACCTCCCTCACCGTGCGCGGCCCGCTGAGCCTGCCCCTCATCCCGCACGCCTGA
- a CDS encoding class I SAM-dependent methyltransferase yields MAERYVPNLTGIPETLLLTLHNRAAEAKRPDGILRDADCVRIYDAIQYDFERSFGKAQASHAIRAVETDRVLRRWLATHPDGFVVSLGEGLETQALRVDNGRLRWLSVDLPEAMAIRERFLPPTERLRHFAASALDRAWMDAVDASHGVLIIAQGLLMYFQEEEVRRLFVDIAERFPGAELLFDTIPRWVSQQTLAGQRRTRAYRSPPMPWGINVDEVAPTLKRWHPRVTHVSKVPYVFPRGFHRAVLNTFNVLPWFRHRTPGIIHVRLADAPVPAKA; encoded by the coding sequence ATGGCCGAGCGCTACGTTCCGAACCTCACGGGCATCCCGGAGACGCTGCTCCTGACGCTGCACAACCGCGCGGCGGAGGCGAAGCGGCCCGACGGCATCCTTCGCGACGCGGACTGCGTGCGCATCTACGACGCCATCCAGTACGACTTCGAGCGCTCGTTCGGGAAGGCGCAGGCGTCCCATGCCATCCGCGCGGTGGAGACGGATCGCGTCCTGCGCCGGTGGCTGGCCACGCACCCTGATGGCTTCGTGGTGTCGCTGGGGGAGGGGCTGGAGACGCAGGCCCTGCGCGTGGACAATGGCCGACTGCGTTGGTTGAGCGTGGACCTGCCGGAGGCCATGGCCATCCGCGAGCGCTTCCTTCCTCCCACGGAGCGGCTTCGCCATTTTGCCGCCAGCGCGTTGGACCGCGCGTGGATGGACGCGGTGGACGCATCCCATGGCGTGTTGATCATCGCGCAGGGACTGCTCATGTACTTCCAGGAGGAGGAGGTCCGCCGCCTGTTCGTCGACATCGCGGAGCGCTTCCCGGGCGCGGAGCTGCTCTTCGACACGATTCCCCGGTGGGTCTCCCAGCAGACGCTCGCGGGGCAGCGCCGCACGCGTGCCTACCGGTCACCGCCCATGCCGTGGGGCATCAACGTGGATGAGGTGGCGCCCACGCTGAAGCGCTGGCACCCACGCGTGACGCACGTCTCGAAGGTGCCGTACGTGTTCCCCCGGGGCTTCCATCGCGCCGTCTTGAACACGTTCAACGTGTTGCCCTGGTTCCGGCACCGGACCCCGGGAATCATCCACGTGCGGCTGGCGGATGCCCCGGTGCCCGCGAAGGCCTGA